The uncultured Desulfuromusa sp. genome has a segment encoding these proteins:
- a CDS encoding pyridoxal phosphate-dependent aminotransferase: protein MPIANKIKNHIERSSWIRKMFEEGNSLRQQFGEENVFDFTLGNPTMEPPAELQQELKRIAENPTPGMHRYMNNAGYEETRAAVAAAIAGNCNQPVSADHIVMTCGAGAALNVVLKTLLNPGDEVIILTPYFVEYKFYIDSQNGIPVEVITKEDFQPDLEAIGSAINARTRAIIINSPNNPTGVIYPESTLNALAELLHRKEQEFATTILAISDEPYARISFGEEVPCIFDSIPNSIIVTSHSKDLALPGERIGYLAANPAMRDVGLFMQGAIFCNRVLGFVNAPALMQRLVTNLQSVSVDVAQYQRKRDLLYNKLTELGFEMVRPGGGFYLFPKSPLADEMEFIRIAQKYRILLVPGSGFGAPGFFRIAYCVEDAIIERSLPLWEKLALEIGLS from the coding sequence ATGCCTATTGCAAACAAAATTAAAAACCATATTGAACGATCTTCCTGGATCCGAAAAATGTTTGAAGAGGGAAACTCGTTACGGCAACAATTCGGTGAGGAAAATGTTTTTGATTTCACTCTTGGCAACCCCACCATGGAACCACCAGCAGAGTTACAGCAGGAATTGAAAAGGATTGCTGAGAATCCGACTCCGGGAATGCATCGTTACATGAACAATGCCGGATATGAAGAAACCCGAGCAGCGGTTGCTGCAGCGATTGCCGGCAATTGCAATCAACCTGTCTCAGCCGACCATATTGTCATGACCTGCGGCGCTGGAGCCGCTCTGAATGTCGTATTAAAAACATTACTGAACCCAGGAGATGAAGTCATTATCCTGACCCCGTACTTTGTCGAATATAAATTTTACATTGACAGTCAGAATGGTATTCCGGTCGAAGTCATCACCAAAGAAGATTTTCAGCCCGACCTTGAAGCTATTGGGTCGGCAATAAACGCAAGAACGCGCGCCATCATTATCAACTCTCCCAATAATCCAACAGGTGTCATCTATCCGGAATCAACCCTGAATGCATTGGCGGAACTGTTACATCGAAAAGAACAGGAATTTGCAACGACAATCCTGGCAATTTCAGATGAACCTTATGCTCGCATCAGCTTTGGAGAAGAGGTTCCCTGCATTTTCGATTCTATTCCAAATTCAATTATTGTCACCTCACATTCTAAGGATCTGGCACTCCCCGGAGAAAGAATTGGTTATCTGGCTGCAAACCCGGCGATGAGGGACGTAGGACTGTTTATGCAGGGAGCGATTTTCTGTAATCGCGTTCTCGGCTTTGTCAACGCACCAGCACTGATGCAGAGACTTGTAACAAATTTACAGAGCGTCAGTGTTGATGTTGCGCAGTATCAACGTAAACGGGACCTGCTCTACAATAAATTGACGGAGCTTGGCTTTGAGATGGTTAGACCCGGAGGAGGATTCTATCTTTTCCCCAAATCTCCTCTTGCAGACGAAATGGAATTTATCCGCATAGCACAGAAATATCGCATCTTGCTAGTGCCGGGATCAGGTTTCGGTGCCCCTGGTTTTTTCCGTATCGCCTATTGTGTCGAAGACGCAATAATTGAGAGAAGTTTGCCCCTTTGGGAAAAACTTGCTCTTGAAATCGGATTGTCCTAA
- a CDS encoding AAA family ATPase: MAKKLFIAATGQDIGKTTASLSLVHLAKKKYRRVGFIKPLGPKVTEYKGLTVDKDAALMCQVFNMGHNLPYMSPVIIHPDSTRKALNGELDSQELEKMILQAGEILDKKCDFIIIEGSGHPGVGSVVNLSNARIAKLLGAKILMITGGGIGNVIDNVYMNKALFEKEGVEIRAVMPNKILPEKRESTLEYLEKAFAGESFTVVGGFNYQPVLANPTLNRIASILDLEIHGNKRDAKRIIHYLQIGAPSTQRVTELLREDTLLIVTSSRDELLVTLSNMYQIPAYRHKIVGLLIPGIHKISDITQQIIDRSNIPYLRTTSHTTGKLYRTINEDVYKLQAEDKEKIDMIKKLSETRFDFDKLDALFDD; this comes from the coding sequence ATGGCCAAAAAACTTTTTATCGCAGCGACAGGACAGGATATCGGTAAAACAACTGCCAGCCTGTCATTAGTCCATCTGGCAAAAAAGAAGTATCGCCGAGTTGGCTTTATCAAGCCCCTAGGTCCTAAAGTTACTGAATATAAAGGACTGACCGTTGACAAAGATGCAGCTCTCATGTGCCAAGTTTTCAACATGGGACACAATCTTCCCTATATGTCACCTGTCATTATTCACCCGGATTCGACCCGCAAGGCCCTCAATGGTGAACTCGATTCACAAGAACTTGAGAAAATGATCTTGCAGGCGGGGGAAATATTGGACAAAAAGTGTGACTTTATCATTATTGAGGGGTCTGGGCATCCAGGGGTTGGATCTGTCGTCAACCTTTCCAATGCCCGTATTGCTAAATTACTGGGAGCCAAAATCCTGATGATCACCGGTGGGGGAATCGGTAATGTTATTGATAATGTCTACATGAATAAAGCTTTATTTGAAAAAGAAGGAGTAGAAATTCGTGCGGTCATGCCCAATAAAATTCTTCCGGAAAAACGTGAAAGCACTCTCGAATATCTGGAAAAAGCATTTGCCGGAGAATCGTTCACAGTTGTGGGAGGATTCAACTATCAACCGGTATTGGCAAATCCAACCTTGAATCGCATTGCAAGTATTCTTGATCTGGAAATCCACGGCAATAAACGGGATGCGAAACGAATTATTCACTATCTTCAGATTGGAGCACCGTCCACGCAGCGGGTCACGGAACTTCTACGTGAAGATACTTTACTGATAGTCACCAGTAGTCGCGATGAACTCCTGGTGACATTATCCAACATGTACCAAATCCCCGCCTATCGGCACAAAATTGTCGGATTGTTAATCCCTGGAATTCATAAGATCAGTGATATCACCCAGCAGATTATTGATCGGAGTAACATTCCTTATCTTCGGACGACCAGCCATACAACCGGAAAGCTTTATCGAACAATCAATGAAGATGTCTATAAGCTTCAGGCCGAAGACAAGGAAAAGATAGACATGATCAAAAAATTATCAGAGACACGTTTTGATTTTGACAAACTGGATGCATTATTTGACGACTAA
- a CDS encoding PLP-dependent aminotransferase family protein: METIHRWNNSDSYKYEVVKGHIVSAIESGALLPGDRVPSLRDMSKKSQMSISTVMKAYFELEIEGRLESRPQSGFYVRTYSRGISAPQISTPELKPTRLDSFQFQINVLNAMAVANIVPLGAAVPSPDLLPVAELTRLFRQTVNAHENAYGYEEIQGNRKLRAQIAYHMLEAGISAHLDDVIVTNGGTEALYLTLSTLVGPGDTVAVESPCYFGYLHILETLGINVLEIPTHPETGIKIEALRQAIDSYEIKVCILQPNFNNPFGCLTPDARKNEIAELLSSRNISLIEDDIVGDLSFSGARPHAITACSNKIDSFYISSFSKTLAPGFRIGWIYSRNRRDELLKRKMGVSMNTNRPAQLTLEAYLSAGRYGKHLKNYASQCKKQVGLVTAAVAKYFPENTRLTRPEGGFLLWVVLGEDINTDIFYSKALADGIGIAPGSIFTSQKRYRNCFRLSCTHPYSNKIDRALQRLGELAQESG; this comes from the coding sequence CTGCCTGGAGACAGAGTTCCTTCTTTGCGTGACATGAGTAAAAAGAGTCAGATGAGCATCAGCACAGTCATGAAGGCATATTTTGAGCTTGAGATTGAGGGAAGGCTGGAGTCTCGACCGCAGTCAGGCTTTTATGTTCGTACCTATTCCAGGGGGATCTCTGCCCCACAAATTTCAACGCCTGAGCTAAAGCCAACACGATTGGATTCGTTTCAGTTTCAAATCAATGTATTGAATGCAATGGCGGTGGCAAACATTGTCCCCCTCGGAGCGGCTGTCCCATCTCCCGACCTTCTTCCTGTCGCAGAATTAACCAGACTTTTCCGGCAAACTGTGAATGCGCACGAGAATGCATACGGTTATGAGGAAATTCAGGGGAACCGGAAACTCCGTGCCCAAATTGCCTATCATATGCTTGAAGCAGGAATCAGTGCACATCTGGATGATGTTATTGTCACCAATGGTGGAACAGAGGCTCTTTATCTAACCCTTTCCACTCTTGTTGGCCCAGGGGACACCGTCGCTGTAGAGTCTCCATGCTATTTCGGTTACCTCCATATTCTGGAAACACTTGGGATCAATGTCCTGGAGATTCCGACTCATCCTGAAACCGGAATAAAGATTGAAGCACTACGGCAAGCGATAGATTCCTATGAGATAAAAGTCTGTATTCTGCAGCCAAATTTCAATAATCCCTTTGGTTGTCTCACCCCTGATGCTCGAAAGAATGAAATTGCAGAGCTCCTTTCTTCCCGGAATATTTCTCTGATTGAGGATGATATCGTCGGTGATTTGTCTTTTTCAGGAGCACGGCCACATGCAATTACAGCGTGTAGCAATAAAATCGACAGCTTTTATATTTCGTCTTTTTCTAAAACGCTGGCACCGGGTTTTCGCATCGGTTGGATCTATTCCAGAAACCGTCGTGACGAGTTGTTGAAGAGAAAAATGGGAGTCTCGATGAATACAAACAGGCCAGCACAGCTTACGCTTGAGGCATATCTATCTGCTGGCCGATACGGTAAACACCTGAAGAACTATGCTTCTCAGTGTAAAAAACAGGTGGGGTTGGTCACTGCCGCTGTTGCAAAGTATTTTCCGGAAAACACCAGACTGACCAGACCTGAGGGTGGTTTTTTGCTTTGGGTGGTTCTGGGAGAAGACATCAATACCGATATTTTTTATTCCAAAGCACTTGCCGATGGGATAGGGATCGCGCCTGGTTCGATTTTTACATCACAAAAGCGTTATCGCAACTGCTTCCGACTTTCCTGTACTCATCCTTACAGCAACAAAATAGATCGTGCCCTACAAAGGCTTGGTGAACTCGCACAAGAATCCGGCTAG